From a single Asticcacaulis sp. MM231 genomic region:
- a CDS encoding Lrp/AsnC family transcriptional regulator translates to MREDCHLTTQEVADKVGLSQTPCWSRIKRLEDTGVITGYVALLNPEKVGKPLSVIVEMTLEQHDDEKIENFSRHIATLTEVTDAYLTTGEYDYVIIAAVEDTEDYEVFLRKKLLKFPGIRHTRSTFCLRRLKRDPSPSL, encoded by the coding sequence TTGCGCGAAGACTGTCATCTGACGACGCAGGAGGTCGCCGACAAGGTGGGGCTGTCGCAAACCCCCTGCTGGTCGCGCATCAAGCGGCTGGAAGACACCGGCGTGATCACCGGCTATGTGGCTCTGCTCAATCCGGAAAAGGTCGGCAAGCCGCTCTCTGTCATCGTTGAAATGACGCTGGAGCAACATGATGATGAGAAGATCGAGAACTTTTCCCGCCATATCGCCACCCTGACCGAAGTGACCGACGCCTATCTCACCACCGGCGAATACGATTACGTCATCATCGCCGCCGTGGAGGACACCGAGGATTACGAGGTTTTCCTGCGCAAGAAATTGCTGAAATTCCCCGGAATCCGCCACACGCGCTCGACCTTTTGCCTGCGCCGCCTCAAGCGCGATCCATCGCCGTCACTCTAG
- a CDS encoding indolepyruvate ferredoxin oxidoreductase family protein, with protein MRAEVSLADRYELTSGWAFMTGVQALVRLPMLIRDRDREAGLNTAGFISGYRGSPLGSYDMQLAQEQKRLDDHDIVVQRGINEDLGATAVWGTQHVPLFNGHRKDGVFGLWYGKGPGVDRTGDVFKHANFAGTSALGGVLALAGDDHNCKSSTLPNQSEFAFADAEMPTLSPSTIDEVIEFGMKGIQLSRYSGCWIGIKTISDLMDASTSAHIDSLRWQTSLPDFDLPEGGLNIRLNHTPDQKEVLHRHFRLPAAQAFARHNGLNPLMQDAPSARLGIATSGKGFLHVLDALRLLQIDEAGARQMGLRIWKVGMVWPLDPVGALAFADGLETVLVVEERRNLIEYQLKNALYGLPDSRRPRMRGKDVVRDVLDLDTVSVAMALFEVLPAEARTEARQAIIARYAEQAIAKENVVQLHTRKPFFCAGCPHNTSTTVPEGSRATAGIGCHYMVQFIPDRHSEICTHMGGEGVTWVGQAPFTDEHHIFANLGDGTYFHSGLLAIRQSVAAHVNITYKILYNDAVAMTGGQHVDGVLHPVTVAQQVAAEGVRRIILVSPHPERWQNHPKMPAKVSFYHRDQLEVAEAELKATHGTTVLIYDQMCATELRRRRKRGLAPQTKERIFINAKVCEGCGDCSVKSNCIAVGPKDTELGRKREIDQSACNLDTSCVKGFCPSFVSLEGAQIKKVQPAAIDHLIHDLPEATPMPLTAQPYNLLLTGIGGLGVTSLSAMIGMAAHIDGVEVICVDQIGLAQRGGAVDAHVRFAAPGVMVPGGRIPLGEADVMIAADMITAHGKACLPLLNTERTIGFLNSALTPSGEFTLNTNTVFDQLSMVRKVRNAARTLETFDAAGLARTYMGDAVYALMIMWGAAWQAGVLPLSLAAVERAIALNGAAVTANLRAFALGRAWAEGRLEAAPAQTPVFDLDSFVSARMTDLTDYQNAAYAARYRALVDRVRDEPRLAEAVARNAYKLMAYKDEYEVARLYCDPEFRKVLAEQFEDTKKISVYLAPPMMGTKKRKFGPWVFKAFAMLKAAKALRGTPFDLFGYTRERRTERQLIIDYVHLIERLARDLRPHNLDLAVALAKLPEEIRGFGHIKLANLDKANVKKADLIVQFEAAQPALPLKPETKVLLNV; from the coding sequence ATGCGCGCCGAGGTAAGCCTTGCCGACCGATATGAACTGACATCCGGCTGGGCTTTCATGACCGGCGTTCAGGCGCTTGTCCGGCTGCCCATGCTGATCCGCGACAGGGATCGCGAGGCCGGGCTGAACACGGCAGGCTTTATCTCCGGCTATCGCGGCTCGCCGCTCGGCTCCTACGATATGCAACTGGCGCAGGAACAAAAGCGCCTCGATGACCACGATATCGTTGTCCAGCGCGGCATCAATGAAGACCTGGGCGCCACGGCGGTGTGGGGAACGCAGCATGTGCCGCTGTTTAACGGGCACAGGAAGGATGGCGTGTTCGGCCTATGGTACGGCAAGGGGCCGGGTGTTGACCGGACCGGAGACGTGTTCAAGCATGCCAACTTCGCCGGAACCTCGGCGCTCGGCGGTGTGCTGGCCCTGGCCGGAGACGATCATAACTGCAAGTCATCGACCCTGCCGAACCAGTCGGAATTTGCCTTCGCCGACGCCGAAATGCCGACCCTGTCGCCATCGACCATTGATGAGGTGATCGAGTTCGGCATGAAGGGGATACAGCTTTCGCGTTATTCCGGCTGCTGGATCGGCATCAAGACCATTTCCGACCTGATGGACGCCTCGACCTCGGCGCATATCGACTCGCTGCGCTGGCAAACCAGCCTGCCAGATTTCGACCTGCCGGAAGGCGGGCTGAATATCCGCCTCAACCATACGCCCGATCAAAAGGAAGTGCTGCACCGTCATTTCCGTTTGCCGGCGGCGCAGGCCTTCGCCCGCCATAACGGCCTCAATCCACTGATGCAGGATGCGCCGAGCGCGCGTCTGGGTATCGCCACCTCCGGCAAGGGGTTCCTGCATGTGCTCGATGCCCTGCGCCTGTTGCAGATCGATGAGGCCGGGGCGCGTCAGATGGGGCTTCGCATCTGGAAGGTCGGCATGGTGTGGCCGCTCGATCCGGTGGGCGCGCTCGCCTTCGCTGACGGGCTGGAAACCGTGCTGGTGGTTGAGGAACGCCGTAACCTGATCGAATACCAGCTCAAGAACGCGCTCTATGGCCTGCCGGATTCGCGCCGACCGCGTATGCGCGGCAAGGACGTGGTCCGCGATGTGCTTGATCTTGATACGGTCAGCGTCGCCATGGCCCTGTTCGAGGTGTTGCCGGCGGAAGCCCGCACCGAGGCGCGTCAGGCGATCATCGCCCGTTATGCTGAACAGGCGATTGCCAAAGAAAACGTCGTCCAGCTTCATACGCGTAAGCCGTTTTTCTGCGCCGGCTGTCCGCACAACACCTCGACCACCGTGCCGGAAGGCTCACGCGCCACAGCCGGGATCGGCTGTCACTATATGGTGCAGTTTATCCCCGATCGTCATTCGGAAATCTGCACCCATATGGGTGGCGAGGGCGTGACCTGGGTAGGGCAGGCGCCTTTCACCGACGAGCACCACATCTTCGCCAATCTGGGCGACGGCACCTATTTCCATTCCGGCCTGCTGGCTATCCGTCAGTCGGTGGCGGCGCACGTCAACATTACCTACAAGATCCTCTATAATGACGCCGTAGCCATGACCGGTGGCCAGCATGTCGATGGCGTGCTGCATCCGGTGACGGTGGCGCAGCAGGTCGCGGCCGAAGGCGTCCGGCGGATCATCCTCGTATCGCCGCATCCGGAGCGCTGGCAGAACCACCCGAAAATGCCGGCCAAGGTCAGCTTCTATCACCGTGATCAGCTTGAGGTGGCCGAGGCCGAACTGAAGGCGACGCACGGCACCACCGTGCTGATCTATGATCAGATGTGCGCCACCGAACTGCGCCGTCGCCGCAAGCGCGGTCTGGCGCCGCAGACGAAAGAGCGAATTTTTATCAACGCCAAGGTATGCGAAGGTTGCGGTGATTGCTCGGTCAAATCGAACTGCATCGCGGTGGGGCCAAAGGACACCGAACTCGGCCGCAAGCGCGAGATCGACCAGTCGGCGTGCAATCTCGATACCTCATGCGTGAAAGGCTTCTGCCCCAGCTTCGTGTCACTGGAAGGCGCGCAGATAAAGAAGGTGCAGCCCGCCGCCATCGATCATCTGATCCATGATCTGCCTGAGGCGACGCCGATGCCGCTGACGGCGCAGCCCTATAACCTCTTGCTCACAGGTATCGGCGGTCTGGGCGTGACCTCGCTTTCGGCCATGATCGGCATGGCGGCGCATATCGACGGCGTGGAAGTGATCTGCGTCGATCAGATCGGTCTGGCGCAGCGTGGCGGCGCGGTTGATGCCCATGTCCGTTTTGCCGCCCCCGGCGTGATGGTGCCGGGCGGTCGTATCCCGCTCGGTGAGGCCGATGTCATGATTGCCGCCGACATGATCACGGCGCACGGCAAGGCCTGCTTGCCGCTGTTGAATACGGAACGCACAATAGGCTTTCTCAACAGCGCCCTCACACCGAGCGGTGAATTCACCCTCAACACCAACACCGTGTTCGACCAGCTTTCCATGGTGCGCAAGGTGCGCAACGCCGCGCGCACGCTGGAGACCTTCGATGCCGCTGGCCTTGCCCGCACCTATATGGGTGATGCGGTCTATGCCCTGATGATCATGTGGGGCGCGGCCTGGCAGGCCGGCGTATTGCCCTTGTCACTGGCGGCGGTCGAACGCGCCATCGCCCTGAACGGTGCCGCGGTGACGGCCAATCTGCGCGCTTTCGCCCTGGGGCGTGCCTGGGCGGAAGGCCGGCTGGAAGCGGCGCCTGCGCAGACGCCCGTCTTTGATCTCGATAGCTTCGTCAGCGCCCGCATGACCGATCTGACCGACTATCAAAACGCCGCCTACGCCGCGCGCTACAGGGCGCTGGTTGATCGGGTGAGGGACGAACCACGCCTTGCCGAGGCAGTGGCGCGCAACGCCTATAAGCTGATGGCCTACAAGGACGAGTATGAAGTGGCGCGGCTCTATTGCGATCCGGAGTTCCGCAAAGTCCTGGCCGAACAGTTTGAAGATACAAAAAAAATCTCGGTCTACCTCGCGCCGCCCATGATGGGCACGAAGAAGCGTAAATTCGGCCCGTGGGTTTTCAAGGCCTTCGCTATGTTGAAGGCCGCCAAGGCCTTACGCGGCACACCGTTCGATCTCTTTGGTTACACCCGCGAGCGCCGCACCGAGCGCCAGCTCATCATCGACTACGTGCATCTGATCGAACGTCTGGCGCGTGATCTTCGTCCCCATAATCTCGATCTGGCGGTGGCCCTGGCCAAACTGCCGGAAGAGATCCGTGGCTTCGGCCACATCAAGCTGGCCAATCTCGACAAGGCCAATGTCAAAAAAGCCGACCTCATTGTGCAATTTGAGGCCGCCCAACCCGCTCTCCCCCTAAAGCCTGAAACGAAAGTATTGCTAAATGTTTGA
- a CDS encoding Glu/Leu/Phe/Val dehydrogenase dimerization domain-containing protein, whose translation MFDHPDYDAHEKVLMVEDAASGLKAIIAVHSTALGAAAGGCRLWAYDNGVSALSDALRLSRGMSYKNAMANLPMGGGKAVILGPVPADRREAVLEAFGRAVDSLDGQYITAEDVGVSVADMKIVARTTGYVSGLDAAVGKSGGDPSPFTARGVRVGIEAAVKAKLGRSDLAGIKVAVQGLGHVGTYLCEELFSLGAKLVVADINPERVEEVCNRFAAESVSVNNILLQTVDVVAPCALGGAISEDVASRLQATIVAGAANNQLLTPGAGRILGQRGILYAPDYVINAGGIIMVAGEISGRNDEADILAQVDAIGPRLFDIFTKAKSANALTNVIADAMARDKIAAARARVTEAA comes from the coding sequence ATGTTTGACCACCCCGATTATGACGCCCACGAAAAAGTCCTCATGGTGGAGGATGCCGCCTCTGGCCTGAAAGCCATTATCGCCGTCCATTCCACGGCGCTGGGCGCGGCCGCCGGTGGCTGCCGCCTTTGGGCCTATGACAACGGGGTGAGCGCGCTCAGCGATGCTTTGCGCCTGTCACGCGGCATGAGCTACAAGAACGCCATGGCCAATCTGCCGATGGGGGGCGGCAAGGCGGTCATTTTAGGACCTGTGCCGGCTGATCGCCGCGAAGCCGTGCTGGAAGCCTTCGGTCGCGCCGTGGATAGCCTGGATGGTCAGTATATCACCGCCGAGGATGTCGGGGTTTCGGTCGCTGACATGAAGATCGTGGCGCGCACCACCGGCTATGTCTCCGGGCTGGATGCGGCTGTGGGCAAGTCTGGCGGAGATCCGTCGCCCTTCACGGCGCGTGGCGTGCGCGTCGGTATCGAAGCCGCGGTCAAGGCCAAGCTCGGTCGTTCTGATCTCGCCGGTATCAAGGTCGCCGTTCAGGGCCTCGGCCATGTCGGCACCTATCTCTGCGAAGAACTGTTCAGTCTCGGTGCCAAGCTTGTGGTGGCCGATATCAATCCGGAGCGGGTGGAAGAGGTCTGCAATCGCTTTGCGGCCGAGAGCGTATCGGTCAACAACATCCTGTTGCAGACGGTCGATGTGGTGGCGCCGTGCGCGCTTGGTGGCGCGATCAGCGAGGATGTGGCTAGCCGTCTGCAAGCCACGATCGTCGCTGGCGCGGCCAATAATCAACTATTGACTCCGGGGGCTGGGCGTATCTTAGGCCAGCGCGGCATTCTCTATGCGCCGGACTATGTGATCAATGCCGGCGGCATCATCATGGTGGCCGGTGAAATCTCGGGCCGTAACGATGAGGCCGATATTCTGGCGCAGGTCGACGCCATCGGTCCGCGCCTGTTTGATATCTTCACCAAGGCAAAAAGCGCCAACGCACTCACCAATGTGATTGCCGATGCGATGGCGCGCGATAAGATCGCGGCCGCGCGCGCCAGGGTGACCGAGGCGGCTTAA
- a CDS encoding acyl-CoA dehydrogenase family protein, which translates to MPLNDDQAMISEAARRFAYDKLRPFAGAWDEQKHFPVDVMREAAGLGFAAIYTGEEHGGAAMSRLDAVLIFEQLSRGCIATAAFLSIHNMCTWMIDSFGSDALRARFVPKLTGMATIASYCLTEPGSGSDAAAMKTRAVREGDAYVLNGSKAFISGAGVSDIYVVMANTDETISAFVVSKETSGLSFGAVEKKMGWNAQPTRQVMFDQVQIPVGNRIGDEGQGFKFAMKGLDGGRLNIAACSLGGAQDALDRAMAYASERSQFGQHLNAFQVTQFKLADMETELQAARSMLYEAAARLDDHTPDATKWCAMAKRFVTDTCSKIANEALQIHGGYGYLHDYGVERIVRDLRVHQILEGTNEIMRVIIARDMLKGS; encoded by the coding sequence ATGCCACTCAACGACGATCAGGCGATGATAAGCGAGGCGGCCAGGCGCTTCGCCTATGACAAACTGCGGCCTTTCGCCGGTGCGTGGGATGAGCAAAAGCATTTCCCGGTTGATGTAATGCGCGAGGCGGCGGGCCTGGGATTCGCCGCCATCTACACAGGTGAAGAGCACGGCGGGGCGGCTATGTCGCGGCTCGATGCCGTGCTGATTTTTGAGCAGTTATCGCGCGGCTGCATCGCCACGGCGGCCTTTCTGTCGATCCACAACATGTGCACCTGGATGATCGACAGCTTTGGTTCAGATGCGTTGCGGGCGCGTTTCGTACCGAAGCTGACCGGCATGGCGACGATCGCCAGCTACTGCCTGACCGAACCGGGTTCCGGCTCCGACGCCGCCGCCATGAAAACGCGTGCGGTGAGAGAGGGTGATGCTTATGTGCTTAATGGCTCGAAAGCCTTTATCTCCGGCGCTGGCGTCTCGGATATCTATGTCGTCATGGCCAATACGGATGAGACCATTTCCGCTTTTGTGGTGTCGAAAGAGACCTCGGGGTTAAGCTTCGGCGCCGTCGAGAAGAAGATGGGCTGGAACGCCCAGCCGACGCGACAGGTCATGTTCGATCAGGTGCAGATACCCGTGGGCAATCGTATTGGCGATGAGGGACAGGGCTTCAAATTCGCCATGAAGGGGCTGGATGGCGGACGTCTCAACATCGCCGCCTGTTCGCTTGGCGGCGCGCAGGATGCGCTGGATCGCGCCATGGCCTATGCCTCTGAACGCAGCCAGTTCGGCCAACACCTGAATGCGTTTCAGGTGACGCAGTTCAAGCTGGCTGATATGGAGACTGAGTTACAGGCGGCGCGTTCCATGCTCTATGAGGCGGCGGCGCGGCTGGATGATCACACACCGGACGCGACGAAATGGTGCGCCATGGCCAAGCGCTTCGTCACCGATACATGCTCGAAAATCGCCAATGAGGCCCTGCAAATCCATGGCGGCTATGGTTATCTGCATGACTATGGTGTCGAACGGATCGTGCGTGACCTGCGGGTGCATCAGATCCTGGAAGGCACCAACGAGATCATGCGCGTTATTATTGCGCGCGATATGCTGAAAGGGTCGTGA
- a CDS encoding enoyl-CoA hydratase/isomerase family protein, translating to MDVSVRVENGVGRITLNRPKALHALTTEMCQAMSDALTRWAADDGVRMLMIDHAEGTRGFCAGGDIRMVAQSGRADGKAGEAFFNIEYRLNTQIKRFPKPYVALLDGVTMGGGVGISIHGSHRIATENTLFAMPETGIGLFPDVGGGWFLPRLEGQLGIWLALTGARLKGSDVVAAGLATHFVTSENLPDVKARILAGEALDDVLADCTQMPVRAGYAEHLDVIHHCFSRPTITDICLALKMADDDWATAQADILKSRSPLSLSVSLEQLRRGARMASFEDVMRMEYRIACHIIRSHDFSEGVRAVIEDKDNAPTWSPASLSGVTPQMVEAMFAAVDEELAL from the coding sequence ATGGACGTATCTGTCCGTGTAGAAAACGGTGTCGGCCGGATTACGCTGAACCGACCCAAGGCGCTGCATGCCCTGACGACGGAGATGTGTCAGGCGATGAGCGATGCGCTCACCCGGTGGGCTGCGGATGATGGCGTGCGCATGCTGATGATCGATCATGCCGAGGGCACGCGCGGCTTTTGCGCCGGTGGTGATATCCGCATGGTGGCGCAGTCCGGTCGCGCTGATGGCAAGGCGGGGGAAGCCTTCTTCAACATCGAATATCGCCTCAACACACAGATAAAGCGCTTCCCAAAGCCGTATGTTGCTTTGCTGGATGGCGTGACTATGGGCGGCGGCGTGGGTATTTCGATCCATGGATCGCACCGCATCGCCACCGAAAACACCCTCTTCGCCATGCCGGAAACCGGTATTGGCCTGTTTCCGGATGTCGGCGGCGGCTGGTTCCTGCCGCGGCTGGAGGGACAGCTTGGTATCTGGCTGGCGCTGACGGGTGCGCGCCTTAAAGGTTCGGATGTTGTGGCGGCCGGCCTCGCTACGCACTTTGTTACCTCTGAAAACCTGCCGGATGTGAAGGCGCGGATACTGGCGGGCGAAGCTCTGGATGATGTCCTGGCCGACTGTACGCAGATGCCCGTCAGGGCCGGCTATGCCGAACATCTGGATGTCATTCATCATTGCTTTTCACGCCCCACGATCACCGACATCTGTCTGGCGCTGAAAATGGCCGATGACGATTGGGCTACCGCGCAGGCCGATATTCTCAAGAGCCGCTCACCCTTGTCGCTCAGCGTCTCGCTCGAACAGTTGCGGCGAGGGGCGCGCATGGCATCGTTTGAAGACGTTATGCGTATGGAATACCGCATCGCCTGTCATATCATCCGCAGCCACGATTTTTCCGAGGGCGTGCGGGCGGTGATCGAGGACAAGGACAATGCGCCGACGTGGTCGCCGGCCAGTCTGTCGGGTGTCACGCCGCAGATGGTTGAGGCGATGTTCGCAGCCGTGGACGAGGAGCTTGCGCTATGA
- the mmsB gene encoding 3-hydroxyisobutyrate dehydrogenase, which produces MKIAFIGLGHMGSGMAANLVKGGHEVRAYDLSAAAVTQAVAEGCIGVASLNEACQDAEAVITMLPAGQHVLSVYAQVMEQAEPSALLIDCSTIDVESARKVARQAESAGFAMVDAPVSGGVAGAKAGTLTFMCGGPQAAFARAEPMLQAMGKAVIHAGSAGAGQAAKLCNNMLLAITMIGTCEAFALAEKLGLDDQVFFDIASKASGQNWSMTSYCPVPGPVPTSPANNDYQPGFAAALMLKDLTLAMQAAAQNDAHTPLGAKAHTLYEALCRQGYAAQDFSYMMERIRRGS; this is translated from the coding sequence ATGAAAATCGCCTTTATCGGTCTGGGGCATATGGGTTCGGGCATGGCGGCCAATCTGGTCAAGGGCGGGCATGAGGTGCGCGCTTATGATCTGAGCGCAGCGGCCGTGACCCAGGCGGTGGCCGAGGGCTGCATCGGTGTGGCCTCGCTCAACGAGGCCTGTCAGGATGCGGAGGCCGTGATCACCATGCTGCCGGCAGGACAGCACGTCCTGTCGGTCTATGCGCAGGTGATGGAACAGGCAGAGCCCTCCGCGCTGCTGATCGATTGTTCGACCATCGATGTTGAGAGCGCCCGCAAGGTGGCCAGACAGGCGGAAAGCGCCGGATTCGCCATGGTCGATGCGCCGGTTTCGGGCGGTGTGGCGGGGGCGAAAGCCGGCACCCTGACCTTTATGTGCGGTGGCCCGCAAGCGGCTTTTGCCCGCGCGGAACCGATGCTGCAAGCTATGGGCAAGGCCGTCATCCATGCCGGTAGCGCGGGCGCGGGGCAAGCGGCCAAGCTGTGCAACAACATGCTGCTGGCCATTACCATGATCGGCACCTGCGAAGCCTTTGCCCTGGCGGAAAAGCTCGGGCTCGATGATCAGGTGTTTTTCGACATTGCCTCGAAGGCGTCGGGTCAGAACTGGTCGATGACCAGCTATTGCCCGGTGCCGGGGCCGGTGCCCACCTCGCCGGCCAATAACGATTATCAGCCGGGTTTCGCGGCGGCGTTGATGCTGAAGGACCTGACCCTTGCCATGCAGGCGGCGGCGCAGAATGACGCCCACACGCCACTCGGCGCCAAGGCGCATACGCTCTATGAGGCGTTGTGCCGTCAGGGCTACGCGGCGCAGGACTTCTCCTATATGATGGAACGGATACGCAGGGGGTCTTAA
- a CDS encoding GNAT family N-acetyltransferase, with the protein MRAGETYTLPRDWDRDTALTYWFAAPHQVFVAEVDGTVLGHYFLTPNRQGGGAHVANCGFMTAPSSTGKGVASAMCRHAMEVAKSRGFRAMQFNFVVSSNERAVALWQHMGFEIVARLPGAFAHPELGYVDAFVMFQDFSGHD; encoded by the coding sequence TTGCGTGCCGGGGAGACCTACACCCTGCCGCGTGACTGGGACCGCGACACCGCGCTCACCTACTGGTTCGCCGCACCGCATCAGGTCTTCGTGGCCGAGGTCGATGGCACGGTATTGGGGCACTATTTCCTGACACCTAATCGGCAAGGCGGCGGCGCCCACGTTGCTAATTGCGGTTTCATGACCGCGCCTTCGTCCACAGGCAAGGGCGTGGCCAGCGCCATGTGCCGGCATGCTATGGAGGTGGCCAAGTCGCGGGGCTTCCGCGCCATGCAGTTCAATTTCGTCGTCAGCAGCAATGAACGCGCCGTCGCCCTGTGGCAGCACATGGGTTTCGAGATTGTTGCTCGCCTGCCGGGCGCCTTTGCGCATCCCGAATTAGGTTATGTTGATGCTTTTGTGATGTTTCAGGATTTTTCCGGTCACGATTGA
- a CDS encoding CAP domain-containing protein: MRRLSSAVVLLAGLCATAAQAAPRSTEAEVLEMINAERAAHGCQPLHVEARLTEAAQRQSRQMVERHYFSHTAPDGSTPGRRVRDTGYVYQMVGENIEVNSDVPEAVVDAWMNSPGHRDNILMCAFRETGIAVAWQEDDQPVPGVPPEFRAYWTQVFAMPLNLGK; encoded by the coding sequence ATGCGCCGACTATCATCTGCTGTTGTTCTGCTGGCAGGCTTATGCGCCACTGCGGCGCAGGCAGCACCGCGCAGCACCGAGGCCGAAGTGCTCGAGATGATCAACGCCGAACGCGCGGCGCACGGATGCCAGCCCTTGCATGTTGAGGCGCGCCTGACCGAAGCCGCGCAGCGCCAGAGCCGTCAGATGGTGGAGCGCCATTATTTCAGCCATACCGCGCCCGATGGCTCGACGCCGGGGCGTCGGGTACGGGATACCGGCTACGTCTACCAGATGGTCGGCGAAAACATCGAGGTCAATTCGGACGTACCCGAAGCGGTGGTTGACGCGTGGATGAACAGTCCAGGCCACCGGGATAACATCCTGATGTGTGCGTTCCGGGAAACCGGCATCGCCGTTGCCTGGCAGGAGGATGACCAGCCGGTGCCCGGCGTGCCGCCCGAGTTTCGCGCCTACTGGACGCAGGTCTTTGCCATGCCGCTTAATCTCGGCAAATGA
- a CDS encoding bifunctional 2-methylcitrate dehydratase/aconitate hydratase: MSAHIPNERPAPDSVLTDIVDYVLDYEITSDLAYETARNCLIDTLGCGLEALDYPACAKLLGPIVPGTVVPHGAKVPGTQFQLDPIQAAFNIGAMIRWLDFNDTWLAAEWGHPSDNLGGILATADWLSRNAIAAGRKPLLMRDVLTAMIKAHEIQGCLALENSFNRVGIDHVVLVKVASTAVVAQMLGLDRDEIINAVSLAWVDGQALRTYRHSPNTGSRKSWAAGDATSRAVRLALMAQKGEMGYPSVLTAKTWGFYDVLFKGQPFRFQRPYGAYVMEQILFKISFPAEFHSQTAVEAAMMLHHKLAALGKTTEDIRRVTIRTHEACIRIIDKKGPLDNPADRDHCIQYMVAVPLIHGRLTAADYEDGVAGDPRIDALRDKITCVEDTAFTADYHDPDKRSIANALTLELNDGTVLDEIVVEYPIGHKRRRADGIPLLEAKFRTNLARRFPSKQQAAILKVSLDQQALEAMPVNDYVDLYVI, translated from the coding sequence ATGTCCGCCCATATCCCAAACGAACGTCCCGCGCCGGACAGTGTCCTCACCGACATCGTCGATTATGTGCTTGATTATGAGATCACCTCCGACCTCGCCTATGAAACCGCGCGCAACTGCCTGATCGATACCCTCGGCTGCGGACTGGAGGCGCTCGACTATCCCGCCTGCGCCAAGCTGCTGGGCCCCATCGTCCCCGGCACCGTCGTTCCCCACGGTGCAAAAGTGCCCGGCACGCAGTTCCAGCTCGACCCCATACAGGCGGCGTTCAACATCGGCGCCATGATCCGCTGGCTCGATTTCAACGACACCTGGCTGGCGGCCGAATGGGGCCATCCGTCCGATAATCTCGGCGGCATCCTGGCCACCGCCGACTGGCTGTCGCGCAACGCCATCGCCGCCGGACGCAAGCCGCTCCTCATGCGTGATGTCCTGACGGCGATGATCAAGGCGCATGAAATCCAGGGCTGTCTGGCGCTGGAAAACAGCTTCAATCGCGTCGGCATCGATCACGTCGTGCTGGTCAAGGTCGCTTCCACCGCCGTGGTGGCGCAGATGCTGGGTCTCGACCGCGACGAGATCATCAACGCCGTGTCACTGGCCTGGGTCGATGGCCAGGCCTTACGCACCTATCGCCATTCGCCCAATACCGGATCGCGTAAAAGCTGGGCCGCCGGTGACGCCACCTCGCGCGCTGTGCGTCTGGCGCTCATGGCGCAAAAAGGCGAGATGGGTTATCCCTCGGTGCTCACCGCCAAGACCTGGGGCTTTTACGACGTACTGTTCAAGGGTCAGCCGTTCAGGTTCCAGCGGCCCTATGGCGCTTACGTCATGGAGCAGATCCTGTTCAAGATCAGCTTCCCGGCCGAGTTTCACAGTCAAACCGCCGTCGAAGCCGCCATGATGCTGCATCATAAGCTGGCTGCGCTCGGCAAGACGACCGAGGACATCCGGCGCGTCACCATCCGCACCCATGAGGCTTGCATCCGCATCATCGACAAGAAGGGGCCGCTCGATAATCCGGCCGACCGCGATCACTGCATCCAGTACATGGTCGCCGTGCCGCTGATCCATGGCCGTCTGACGGCCGCGGACTATGAAGACGGCGTCGCTGGTGATCCGCGTATCGATGCCTTACGTGACAAGATCACTTGCGTCGAGGATACCGCCTTCACCGCCGATTACCACGACCCTGACAAGCGCAGCATCGCCAATGCCCTGACCCTGGAACTCAACGATGGTACGGTCTTGGATGAGATTGTGGTGGAATATCCGATCGGCCACAAGCGCCGCCGCGCCGACGGCATACCTCTGCTCGAAGCCAAGTTCCGCACCAATCTCGCGCGCCGTTTTCCGTCAAAACAACAGGCGGCCATCCTCAAGGTCAGTCTCGACCAGCAGGCGCTGGAAGCCATGCCCGTCAATGACTATGTCGATCTGTATGTGATCTAG